A DNA window from Procambarus clarkii isolate CNS0578487 chromosome 3, FALCON_Pclarkii_2.0, whole genome shotgun sequence contains the following coding sequences:
- the LOC138368432 gene encoding adhesive plaque matrix protein-like, which translates to MPPHHGASVYKKHIRKLEKVQKFAMRLIPELRRMRSEGFHAGTAHAIMGLTKDAYSDCRTRRNKPSAGKTRRNKPSAGRTRRNKPSAGRTRRNKPSAGRTRRNKPSAGRTRRNKPSAGRTRRLKPSAGRTRRNKPSAGRTRRNKPSAGKTRRNKPSAGKTRRNKPSAGRTRRNKPSAGRTRRLKPSAGRTRHNKPSAGRTIRNKPSAGRKRRNKPSAGRTRHNKPSAGRTIRNKPSAGRTIRNKPSAGRKRRNKPSAGRTRHNKPSAGRTIRNKPSAGRKRRNKPSAGRTRHNKPSAGRTIRNKPSAGRKRRNKPSAGRTRHNKPSAGRTIRNKPSAGRTRRNKPSAGRTRRNKPSAGRTRRLKPSAGRTRRNKPSAGRTRRLKPSAGRTRRNKPSAGRTRRLKPSAGRTRRNKPSAGRTRHLSHQQVEQDATNYQQKAHNLKFMKKVCRENVEEYNNFSNRGRWPERDPRGGSVSQTVCELQKN; encoded by the exons atgccgccccatcatggagcctccgtctataaaaaacacataaggaagctggaaaaggtgcagaagtttgcaatgaGACTCATCCCGGAGCTTCGAAGGATGAG GAGCGAG gggttccatgctgggacAGCACACGCAATAATGGGTCTCACAAAGGATGCATACAGCGATT GTAGAACACGACGCAACAAGCCATCAGCAGGTAAAACACGACGCAACAAGCCATCAGCAGGTAGAACACGACGCAACAAGCCATCAGCAGGTAGAACACGACGCAACAAGCCATCAGCAGGTAGAACACGACGCAACAAGCCATCAGCAGGTAGAACACGACGCAACAAGCCATCAGCAGGTAGAACACGACGCCTCAAGCCATCAGCAGGTAGAACACGACGCAACAAGCCATCAGCAG GTAGAACACGACGCAACAAGCCATCAGCAGGTAAAACACGACGCAACAAGCCATCAGCAGGTAAAACACGACGCAACAAGCCATCAGCAGGTAGAACACGACGCAACAAGCCATCAGCAGGTAGAACACGACGCCTTAAGCCATCAGCAGGTAGAACACGACACAACAAGCCATCAGCAGGTAGAACAATACGCAACAAGCCATCAGCAGGTAGAAAACGACGCAACAAGCCATCAGCAGGTAGAACACGACACAACAAGCCATCAGCAGGTAGAACAATACGCAACAAGCCATCAGCAGGTAGAACAATACGCAACAAGCCATCAGCAGGTAGAAAACGACGCAACAAGCCATCAGCAGGTAGAACACGACACAACAAGCCATCAGCAGGTAGAACAATACGCAACAAGCCATCAGCAGGTAGAAAACGACGCAACAAGCCATCAGCAGGTAGAACACGACACAACAAGCCATCAGCAGGTAGAACAATACGCAACAAGCCATCAGCAGGTAGAAAACGACGCAACAAGCCATCAGCAGGTAGAACACGACACAACAAGCCATCAGCAGGTAGAACAATACGCAACAAGCCATCAGCAGGTAGAACACGACGCAACAAGCCATCAGCAGGTAGAACACGACGCAACAAGCCATCAGCAGGTAGAACACGACGCCTTAAGCCATCAGCAGGTAGAACACGACGCAACAAGCCATCAGCAGGTAGAACACGACGCCTTAAGCCATCAGCAGGTAGAACACGACGCAACAAGCCATCAGCAGGTAGAACACGACGCCTTAAGCCATCAGCAGGTAGAACACGACGCAACAAGCCATCAGCAGGTAGAACACGACACCTTAGCCATCAGCAGGTAGAACAAGATGCAACAAACTATCAACAGAAAGCTCACAAtttaaaatttatgaaaaaagTGTGTAGAGAAAATGTGGAGGAATACAACAACTTCTCAAATCGTGGACGATGGCCTGAGAGGGATCCAAGAGGAGGAAGTGTCAGTCAAACTGTTTGTGAACTTCAAAAAAATTGa